The genomic segment ACAGCCTCCAGTTCTTCTCCCAATGTGGCGTCTTCCTGTCCTTTTTTTACATTATAGCGAAAAAAATCCGCCATTTTCTCTACAAAAATCCCGGTCCGCTCTGCATCCTCCATCATTGCAAGCTGTGCTCCTGCATTCAGGGAATTAAACAGAAAGTGCGGATTGATCTGTGACTGAAGATATTTCAGCTGTGCTTCTTTCAGATGATTTTCCATAAGAAGCTCCCTCTCCATCATCTGCTGCTCTTTCTCCATACTTGCTTTCGTCCTTGCCATATACAGATCAAGATTCTCTACCATTGTATTAAACGCTCTGGTTACTGTTCCCAGTTCATCCTGTGCATCTGTATCGTGCATCTTTACATGGAAATTTCCCTGACCTACCAGTTGTGCTGTCTCTGCCATATTGGAAAGGGGAACAAACATATTTCTGGTGGCCTGGATGAGCAGAAGCATTCCACCGGCTACAATTATGATCATAATAACTGAATTGCTTATCTCCAGATATCTCATCACTGCACGAAGTACTGCATAAGTACTGGAGTTCTCCTGAAACATCAGGTTATTCAGTTCGTCAATAGATGACTGGATATATCTGTAAAGCTTTGTTGCATCATCATATTTACGCTTATACTGCTCAACGTTCCTTCCTCGTTTGGCAGATACCGTTTCCGCAGTACAGTCCAGATATGTTTCCGACATTTTCCGGATATTCCGTTCCAGAAGCTTTACGGGATCATTGATATTATCTTCATTAAGTTTCTCAAGTTCATTTCTGTATTTTGCCTCATTCTGATAATAATCAAGAAGTGTCTGAGAACTCTTAACCTTAAGATACTTATACATATTATCCTGTACCTT from the Blautia wexlerae DSM 19850 genome contains:
- a CDS encoding sensor histidine kinase; protein product: MKQLRWKDFSLVSKIVIEVGMIAVLLFAMNMLFYVRINNSMQKMDNVYASNAELTELSQVFEKVQDNMYKYLKVKSSQTLLDYYQNEAKYRNELEKLNEDNINDPVKLLERNIRKMSETYLDCTAETVSAKRGRNVEQYKRKYDDATKLYRYIQSSIDELNNLMFQENSSTYAVLRAVMRYLEISNSVIMIIIVAGGMLLLIQATRNMFVPLSNMAETAQLVGQGNFHVKMHDTDAQDELGTVTRAFNTMVENLDLYMARTKASMEKEQQMMERELLMENHLKEAQLKYLQSQINPHFLFNSLNAGAQLAMMEDAERTGIFVEKMADFFRYNVKKGQEDATLGEELEAVDNYIYILNVRFAGDIHFSKEVDESLENVRMPSMILQPVVENAVNHGIRDIEWEGKIHLTVTGDADYIRISVKDNGKGMTQEQIEGVLSGNRERRNEEGDSTGIGMNNVISRLELYYEESGLMEINSEGEGKGTEAVIYIPVHEN